DNA sequence from the Thermoplasma sp. Kam2015 genome:
GGGTACAAGGGGCGCTGTGAGGGATATGATAAAGAAGTACGCAGACGAAAACTCTCTGGAACTCATCTCCATATGATCCCCATATATTTCATCTATCTGAAACAGGATGATCCAAAAAAATCTACCATGAGAAAGCTTGAAAGGTTTGGCCTTGCAAGGCGGATATCCTATGGAAACACTGGATACAAGCTTGTGCTCACCCCATTCACAGATGTGCGGATATCGAAGATGGATCGGCCTGCTGCCGAAAGGCATGGTATATGCGTTATAGAGGGATCATGGAACAGGGAAGAAACGTTCCGCCATATGCAGTTCTTGAATGCAAGGAGGCTCCCTAAGTTGCTTGCCGCCAATCCTGTCAACTACGGCAAGCTGGAAAGGCTTTCTTCGATCGAGGCAGTTGCTGCAGCGCTTTACATCATCGGGCATAAAGACGATGCATTCGCCATACTCTCAAAGTACAACTGGGGCATGAACTTCATACAGCTAAACAGGAATCCTCTGGATGAATACAGCGAAGCGGAACCGGAAAAAATTCCAGAGATAGAGGATGCCTATTTCTGAGGGGTCAGGAAATTCTCCTCCACTCTCCACTCTCTATCCTGTAAACGCCATTTGAGTACTGCTCTATTATATTCATTATGCCATCTCTGAATTCTTCAGGTACCTTTGAGAATGGATCCGCCTCTCCAGGAACTATGTGAATGCCTTCCACATGGCTTTCTTCCTTTTTTCCATCGAATACGGAGGCTTTTAGATATTCAAGTTCAACTGGATCCAGGCGCATATTGGCCTCAGCGAGATTCTTCTGGAGGTTCTTGACAGAATCCTCCTTATAGCCAGCTACCACTGGATCTCCACCCGCATTGAGTATGAACAGAAGAACACCAAGGCATTTGGTGCACCTACCGCATGGAACGATTTCCTTACCTTCATAATGGCAGAGATGGCATGACCGCTGTATCCTGAGCAGATCGGGGTATCTCTTCACAAGTATCTTTTCTACCAGCGTGCCGAATATCGGATATACAGCCGAAAACACTCTCACTGGAATGCCGTTCTCTCTGAGAAGATCGGATACCGCATCGTTGAATTCATTGGTCTGGTCATAGACGCCATAGTAATGTTTTATCCCTCTGTAGTTTTCCTGATATATTGGGTCATCGAATTCGTCTCCAAGCGCTATGTTTCCTATCCCGTATTTCAGGATGTATGGAAGTGTAGAGAACACATATACAGGAAATATGAACATCTGTATAGGATAGCTGTCGGCCGTCTTCCTTATAGCATTCTGATCGAGCATCTTCATGTTTCTGTTCATGAATGAATAGAAGCGATCCACGTTAGACCATACTTTATGCACGTTTCCGTATCTTTCCCTCATGTGATCGTAGGCCACCTTTGCTGTCTTCCAGTGGCCACCCGATTCGTTGAAGAATATCGGAAATACATCCGATCCAATCTCATTGAGCATGCCGAAAGTGGTGAGGCTCTCCTTGCCGCCAGATGACATTACTGCGACCTTCCTCCTGTCGCCTGTGAAACGGAACCCATCGGTATAGACCGTCTCTGCTTTCACAACCGTATTTCCCGCTGCGTTTTCCGGCGTTATCTCATCGTCGCGCGGCAGGTATTCCTTCCTGAAGAATTCATAT
Encoded proteins:
- a CDS encoding metal-binding protein; this translates as MSVSIEGSMSYYERVRHFDSIEVSLQSVTNRRIKARISADDLSFDLYFDYDEDVPLDERLAGMIASLPVVNYAYFTREIRLNFPVSESFLRQLKEFVRINNIETFVNSIVRRRYEFFRKEYLPRDDEITPENAAGNTVVKAETVYTDGFRFTGDRRKVAVMSSGGKESLTTFGMLNEIGSDVFPIFFNESGGHWKTAKVAYDHMRERYGNVHKVWSNVDRFYSFMNRNMKMLDQNAIRKTADSYPIQMFIFPVYVFSTLPYILKYGIGNIALGDEFDDPIYQENYRGIKHYYGVYDQTNEFNDAVSDLLRENGIPVRVFSAVYPIFGTLVEKILVKRYPDLLRIQRSCHLCHYEGKEIVPCGRCTKCLGVLLFILNAGGDPVVAGYKEDSVKNLQKNLAEANMRLDPVELEYLKASVFDGKKEESHVEGIHIVPGEADPFSKVPEEFRDGIMNIIEQYSNGVYRIESGEWRRIS
- a CDS encoding DUF367 family protein yields the protein MIPIYFIYLKQDDPKKSTMRKLERFGLARRISYGNTGYKLVLTPFTDVRISKMDRPAAERHGICVIEGSWNREETFRHMQFLNARRLPKLLAANPVNYGKLERLSSIEAVAAALYIIGHKDDAFAILSKYNWGMNFIQLNRNPLDEYSEAEPEKIPEIEDAYF